Proteins encoded together in one Schistocerca americana isolate TAMUIC-IGC-003095 chromosome 8, iqSchAmer2.1, whole genome shotgun sequence window:
- the LOC124544610 gene encoding ras-related protein Rab-35, whose translation MAREYDHLFKLLIIGDSGVGKSSLLLRFADNTFSGSYITTIGVDFKIRTVEVEGERVKLQIWDTAGQERFRTITSTYYRGTHGVIVVYDVTNGDSFANVKRWLHEIEQNCEVVNRILVGNKNDAPDRKVVLTEDAQRFADQMGIQLFETSAKDNINVEEMFMAITRQVLRTKKERKERQAIQNNDTVNLRKPKQSKRKCC comes from the exons ATGGCTAGGGAGTATGACCATCTCTTCAAACTACTCATTATAGGCGATAGCG GAGTTGGAAAGAGCTCTCTGCTCCTTAGATTTGCGGATAATACATTTTCTGGCAGCTACATCACAACAATTGGCGTAGATTTTAAAATACGAACAGTCGAAGTTGAAGGAGAAAGGGTGAAACTACAGATATGGGATACCGCCGGCCAGGAACGATTTCGAACAATAACTTCTAC TTACTATAGGGGTACTCACGGCGTAATTGTAGTCTATGATGTCACAAATGGAGATTCATTCGCAAATGTTAAGAGATGGCTTCATGAAATTGAACAAAACTGTGAAGTGGTGAACAGGATACTCG TTGGCAATAAAAATGACGCACCTGATAGAAAAGTTGTGTTAACCGAAGATGCTCAGAGATTTGCAGATCAGATGGGAATACAGCTTTTTGAAACTAGTGCGAAAGACAACATCAATGTTGAAGAA ATGTTTATGGCGATTACAAGACAAGTTCTGAGGACGAAGAAGGAACGAAAAGAGAGGCAGGCAATTCAGAACAATGACACTGTAAATCTTCGAAAACCAAAACAGAGCAAAAGGAAATGCTGTTAG